The genomic region acagggtcatggggggctggagccaatccctaCCTGAACGCCCCAGTCACTGAattataatattcataatttgcaaatgtgattttattttaaagggaaAATAAGCAGTGGAGCCATTTTAATCTTCTACACTGTTAATCCAATAAAATGtagctgttttctgtttgtcagTGTACTGTGTGACCTATCTTTGAACAACCTTTTTGGGTTAATTAAAGTGTTTTAAGTGGCTTATCACCTGTTTCTGATTGCATCTCAAGTGGTGCCAAAAAGTGATTACATCACAGCTCTTTCTTTTGATGCCACACAAGAGGCGTTAGACCATTTATTAAACCTGGTAGTAATCACTGAACAGCCTTTATGGGCATTACTGTGATAGTAGATTAAGTCAAACCAAAATGCCTGCTGccttatatttaaaaaaaaaaaaaaaaaaaaaaaaaagtacaggtaattgtagaaaaaaaaaaaggaagtgtCACATTAACGTTTGCAAATAAGAAGATTATTATTTCTATCGTCACTGGGCTCACAGAGTAACATTATATTGAGTCCTGGATTCAAATACCAAATAAATACTTTATGGATGTTCAGGcctacaaagaaaaaaagtatattATTAGAGTTTAATATTTGAATAATGTTGGTTCTTACAAGTATATTGTACAAATATGATTTGAAATcaggaaattaaacaaaagtTTGCTTTTATTGTCTCCTCCCAAACCCTATTTGGATGTCATCATCAAGAAACAACTAACGGTGCATAAGACCTACACCTTCACTTCCTCATATAACGTTAATTCATCTTTAGATTTAGAGTAGATGTAAATTAGCTTTTATCATTCCAAATACAAGAAGTCTGCATGTATATACTCATCGGCACATAAATATTGGAATAAGCACTTTCTTACAGAAAGATAGCGAAGAAAACTACAGTGTGAATCcggaaaaggaagaggaaatgGTTTCTGCAGAGGTCACCGAGACCTCGCGGTGGCAGCCGGGACGTCGGTGGACTGTGCGCCTGCTGTTGAGGAAAGGTGCGTGTCCCCAGTGTCCGCTCCGGTCGCCCGGTTAGGAATGCGCCTCAGGAACCCTGTGTGCGGTGTAATACTTGATGAGACGCCAGCGGGGACTGTGGTCTAAGAAGAGTCATGGTTTGGCATCGCTTATAGTATCTTAGCGTGCGAGTGTGATTCATTGAGCTAGCTGGCGTTAGCCCGCTTCGTTGATTGATAGCACGCTAGGTCGTTAGGCGCAGTTTGTAGAATACTTGCTAGCCGGCTAGCTAGCTTGTAAGCGAGTTTCAGTGTGCTGCCGGCCAATCCTGTCGAACAAGAGAGAACCAGACTGACTGCTGAACCCAGTCGCTATTTCGGAAAGAGGAGGTGGTGGCAGGCGGGGCCGGGAGAACGCGACGGGGTGGAAGTGAGTCAGGAGCGGCTGATGAGTTCAGACCAGAGCGGAGAGCCGCCGCTGCTGCAGGAGGAGGCTGATCCCGGACCGAAGACCGGTGGGAAGGACGAGGCTCGGCTGGGGAGCGAGGGAGGGTCAGGCGGCATGGTGAGTGAGGCCTTCATTAGCTAGCGAGTTAGCTGGCTGGCTAAGCGGCTGCTGCTCATTGGAGACCTGTTAGCACTGTACGTCTCCCTTTGCATGATGGGCGAAAACAGTTATTCAATCGGTAGCAGCTGAAATTAACCCCAAACTAAGTTTTTAGCTTCGCTTTGACTTTGTGACTATTTGCGTAATATGTCTGTTTAAGCGCAATGTGATATTGATCAGTCTCCTATTTCGCAACACATATGGCAGCATTTGCGCGACTACTAACTTGCGAGCTGTACAGGCATTTTACTCACTTATAGTCAGCCGATCTCCTCTGCAGCCCCTTCagatagctagttagctaacgctagcttagCCAGTGTAACAAGCAAGCTCATTAAGTAGTTTGCTGAGTAATCATTAGCCTTTAAGTTACGTTATGATACAGCAGTCGAATGGCGACAGGGCTATTTGGAGATGAGGCGTACTAATtgagttgttttaaatgtatagGTGATCGATGCTTCGATTATTGGCCGAAGGATAAACGTTCATTCACTAACGTTATCTGTTAGCTAATCGCGCTGCTAGCTAACTTAGCTAGCGCAGTGACATGCGTTGCAAATACCTGGCCTGTGCTGCGCAGCGTAGTCAGCTGACATTAGTTGGCTTGCCTCGGCCTGTAACACAGACGCATGCATTGTAACCATGTGTCAAGTTGCACCTCAGTTACATGTTCACGCTCTTTTGACTGACACAGAAGCATAACCGTCTGACACATCCTCCCTTATTTAATTTGTGTAGAGGAGTGTCTTGAGGCATATCGTAACTGGCAGCTGTACTTGTCAGGCcgggtgctttttttttttttggttttttttttaaaaagggggtGGATCTATTGGCAGGTGGTAAGGGACAATGTCAAAAGAAGAAGCTGATAAATTTGACAGTTAGTGGTGTTTCAGAGTCAGTGCACAGCTGTCATCCACTCCTATGGAGAAAAGGACAATCTACAGTTAGTTCACATCAGTATCTGTATGCCTTAATATGTACAGCATGTGATCTATTCCTGGCCACAGATCTCTGCAGGGTCAGGATTTCTCCTGCCAGTCCACAGCCCTTCTGATATGGGGAGTCGCATCCAATTATTGAGTGATGTGCATTGAAATTCTAAATATGGTTGTGAGAGTAAAATGTTATGTACTCTTAACACTGAGATTGATTTTTACCTAGTTTTGTCAACATTTATTACTACACAGACATTGTGGATACTCTTTCCCTAATTATTTTCCTCCTTGAGATTAATTATTTTACCCTTTACAAGGTAAAAGCCACACAGGGGATAATGGGGCTCTATGTGGCACATTTCTCTATAGTTTCCTATTAGATGCCATGGAGGCCCAATATGCATGGGTTCCTGCCATCCTAAAATTGCACCAGGTGATTTCAGTTAGTGCCCTGCCGATATAAGGTTAAAGTAATTAGTGAAACCAGCAGGTGTAGCAATGATTGGCTGTAACctgcatgtgctcagtcctccATGGCTCACTGAAAACAGTTTCATTCCTTGTCTTTGTTGATACTGCCTGTTTTTTGTATGTACATTGATGCTTTTGTGATAGCGGATGGGCCTTCACATGTAGTAAAGATGTAACGTTTACCCAAACAACAAAAGGTCAATTTTTAACTTGAGTTTCTGACTAGTACTTGGGCGAGATACACTTCCAGTATTGATACAAGTGCATCAGCCTGTAGAACTAAATcatgttaaaattgttttaattatctGATTTCATGTTTCTGGGGTGTTTTGAAGTttgaaaagtattttgtttgCCTGTTGAAACATGATAGAGGCATTAGGTAATTagtgtttcattgttttgttacttttatATTTTCCAAGTCCATTGCCATAATTGCATTAAATTATCATGTTACCCTCCTTGATGGTCATAGATTACATAGAACACTTAACAGATCTGAGGTTAATTTAATGCATTGAAAATACTTGGTGCTTACTGCTCACTGTTAAtttctagtgtgtgtgtgtgagaaatgttTGCTTAAGCTCAAATACAAACTTCATTATGCTTTTAATATAGATATGAATTGAACTTGCCTGCTGTTGCTCTGCTTTGAAGGTCACCTCGAAGGGCGCCGGTTTGAACCCAAATGCCAAGGTGTGGCAGGAGATGCCTGTGGCCCCCAGCGAGGCTGTTACCCACAGCCCTCATTGGCCCCCCACAGACATCAGTGAGGGTGAGATGCATTTCTGTCAGCCCAATAAAATATCGATCAGAAAACAtaactgatttttatttcaaCTTACAGAGCTGTGTGAAAATTTACAGAGCTGTgtggaaaaaatgtatttccttgGAAAACTGGTCATTGACATCCATGTATCTggtataaatatttacattttcctgGTCTGCACCAGCTTTACCACTTATATTCTTGTTTAAACAACATTTTGCCTTAGGTTTTGTTTTACCCTTTCCTTGACAACATCTCATACATCGTAACTTTATTAAGAACTAAACCAAACAGTGGGAAACACAGATTTTCCAAATTGACACGATGAACGACCCTAATGATATGCCGTTTGTCCTTAAAAAGAAACTGTTTACCTTGACCATAGGTTATTCTGAGCCTTCGTCTGCTGGGTGCAAGCAGTACACTGTGGGATTCACGGCCCTGGATGACAGCGGCTCCACGGCAACAGCTGAGATAGCAGTAAATGGAATGGACCCTCCAGAGTTGAGCTTTTCCCCCGCCGAGTCCTCCACAGGGACCTCAGGTCAGTCACATCACATGCAATTGTCGCCACGCACCAACTGTGGCTGCAAATAAGGCTTATTCGCTTTTTATtgcaattatttgtttttattatctacATAATAATGTTTGGATGGGAAATAGAACTTCACATGCCCCGAGATAACAAACTCTGTGATCTAATATCAAACCGTCTCCACAGCTTATATACACACAATACTGCTGTGTGTGCGCTGAACAAATATGCTTACCTACGCCAGTCTGTAGGTTCATACCAACTGATCACCTCAGCAGGTGATTTCACTGAGTGGTAATAAGTGGTTGAAAACCTACAGACTGCTGGCTCTTCTTGCCATGTGGTTCAGCATTATTGTCCCCTGATGATATCATCAAGGTTATTTTCTTAGACTTTGGAGACACACATAGCCACTATCATGCGCAACTTTGAGTGAAACAGAATGTACGGTTGATGGCTTAATCTTAACAATTATGTAGTTAGTGTGTGGTAAACCTATCCTGTACTTATTGTAGTAATTGCACAGTTAAATGCAGTCCAATACAACAGTCCTGCCATAACATCGATCTTAATCAAGATTGTTGAGGGGGGTtgcaaaatttacaaaatgtcgTAACCAAAAACTGTGAACCAGAGAAGGTTAGGTGCTGAATGTCAGAAGTTGGGTAAACAACTTATGAACCTCCTGGCAGTGCTGTTAGTGGTCGGGCAGGAGAAAACTAGGATTTTATAACTAAACTATGACCAGGACGCACACTTTTACTTTCTCTGGCTGTGTGGTAATCTGATGTTTAAAGTGTGGGTCTTACAGGTGAAACATGAGACTAATGTAGACTGATATAAGCGTTTAGCGTGGGGCAGCTGGTGCACCGAAGAGACACTAACTGGCCAGTGGAGTGGAAAGGAATAACGTGTATTGAAGAAAAGACGTCAATAATAATGAATGTTTGTAATATCAAAATATCTATAGATAAGAAAAAGCATGAACCAAAAGCAGATGCTGAATTAATAACCGATGAACTTAAATAAAAGCATGTTGTCACTTTTCTTACCactgacatttttcttttgattcTAGTGGATTCCAAGACGGAAGAACAGCCGATCTCCTCTGAGAATCTACGAGAGTCTCTGAAGAAAGAGCTGGAGTTTTATTTCTCTAGGTAAGAGGCGAGCACTCAGAGCACCATTTTACAGCGTAGAATTTGGAGAGTGGATATGTTATTACAAGTCAAGCGAAGGCCAAGTTACatggatttgttgtttttgttttttttggtgatTCAGAGAAAACCTCTCTAAGGATTTATACCTGATGTCCCAGATGGACAGTGACCAGTTTGTCCCTATTTGGACTATAGCTAGCATGGAGGGCATCAAGGTCCTCACCACTGACATGGACCTCATCCTTGATGTGTTGAGATGTAAGTGAAATGTTGAAGATGGTGCATGTTAAAACAATCTGCATACATCTGTGACGTGTCCAGATTTAAATACCTTGCATTTCCCCTCAGCCTCTCCTATGGTACAAGTTGAtgagaaaggagagaaagtgCGTCCTAATCACAAGCGGTGCATTATTATCCTGAGGGAGGTCCCCGAAACCACACCTGTTGAGGTAAGGCTTACTCGTGCACACACTTTGCGATGAATGCTGCGTGTCTTTGGACGCATCAAACTGTGGTTGACGTTTATCTGAAGTGTGAGACCGTTCGTCTACTCTACTTCGCAGGAAGTGGAGTCGCTGTTCAAAAATGAGAACTGTCCAAAGGTGATAAGTGTTGAGTTCGCACACAACAACAACTGGTACATCACATTCCAATCAGACACGGATGCTCAACAGGTAATGCAAGTTAAATTGCACTTTTCTTTTGTATTCAGTAGAAATGCTGCAGCATGAATGGCCTTATGATTCTCTTATGCTCCCCTAGGCATACAAGTACTTGAGAGAggaagtaaaaacatttcaggGAAAACCCATTATGGTGAGCTAAATTAAAACTCATCTCTCAGCTCATCTTGGAAAGGCCTGTTTGTGACTTTTTTTAGCTATTTCACTGTTtgctctgcttttttttttttttttttggcttttttcctTCATGCGGACAGGCCAGGATAAAGGCCATCAACACATTCTTTGCGAAGAATGGCTACCGTAGCATCGACAGCAGCCTGTATGCTCAGCAGTCCCAGAGCCAGTCCCAGTACAGCTCTCCACTCTACATGCAGCACGTCTACCCCCAGCAGCAGTACCCAGTCTACGGCATCGTACCTCCCACCTGGACGCCCTCGCCCACACCGTATTTCGAAACTCCTTTGGTGAGAGACACTGCACCTACGCTGCTATGAGACACTAACCAACGAACCTTCTCTTGAATTCATCCCTCGTGCACCTCCTTTGAAAACATCAATTTCCCATTTGCTGTCAATTGTCTTGTTTCCGTGTGTCATCAgcattaaatgtgtaaaatgtgatgCAAATAATTAGTCTTGACAGCCACAAGTTGTGCACCGGCAGTAGCTGGAATCTCCAGTCACCACAAAATTGGCTTCTCATTGCCGCCTTGTTTTGTTATGACTTCTGAAGAGAAATGCATTGAGTGAATTCAAATGAGTCTTTCCCTTCTCCATCCTAGCAATTTGAATTGTCCGCAGACATGAGCACACATTATTTTGCATAACTATGAGTTAGTCAAAATGTTCTGCACACACACCAAATAATACAGTAAATTTATTTTCAGGTCCATGTACAGCTACTGAATGAGTAACTTCACAAGTTGTTGCATGAAATAggatttttaatgttttatatttaatgtcTTTTTGTCCTTACGCAGGCACCATTTCCCAACAGCAGCTTTGTGAATGGATTTGGCTCTGCTGGACACTACAAAACTGGCTCCAATTCCCTTAATATCAGTCGCCCATTCAACAGAAACCGGTAAAGACTTCTTTTTTCCAGATGCTGTCTATCAATTTGTTTAATCTAATTCTGGTATATGCGTAAACATATTCTAACTGGAATGTTTTGACCACTTGTGTAATTGTTTGCACAATGTTAAACCATGGCATCAGATCATCTGCAATTACATTCTGTCTAAAGATATAATGTAAAGTCACCAGGGAAATGTTCTTTACTCCCTGTCTTCTTGCTGTCCCCACAGTGTCCCCCTCTATTCAAGAAAGAATGTATTAAATGCCTTCAGGTACCATTATACTGTACAATAAGCTTCATCAATACCTTCATCTCTTACTGCTCATACTGCCGCAGCCAAATGACTAAATCCATAGCGGGGCCCATGCCTTCTGCCAGCTTTTCATAGCCCATAATCCTTCTACATCAGTGGGATAAATGTTTGTTGCCAGGTAATGGACATCCTGGATTTGTCACGTCATTTGATAAATGTAGGTTTGCCTCCCACATGGCAGCAACTGCTATCTGATTCTGAGCAATTGGCTTTTTATGGCTCCAAACATCCTCTTTGCATTGACATTATTACATCTAACAGTTTCTCTCCACCACATCtaacatccttttttttttttttttctcatgttttaCTGCTGCTTTCTTTGTCAGTGACTGTATTACCATATGTCATGTGCTGTTTTATGCTACATTAAAGAAATGCTGACAGTTTGGAGTTAAGTCTAGGTCAGCTGCCAGCTTTAATCCGTACACTTTAAACCCTTCACAAAGAGATGACACCCTTGCAAGTTTGTTGATACACTGAAAAAAGTAgttttaataaagaaatgtctCAAGTCTGACCCAGTGATGAGATCATGATGCGCATAGAGGGTAACCAAGGAGAAGAGTAACTGGCTTTGgttctctgtgtcctctgcaccttattcctttttcttccccccccccctctctctctatgcTTCCCTTCCAAAGTCAGGTGCTTCACTCCCATCCCAATGAGCGTTCAGATTATGAGATCTGAGGGTCAAAGACTCATGAGAAGATCAATCCACGTGAACTGCGCTCCTAGGTTTTTGGCAAACAATGTGTTTGGGTCTTACATGGCCGTTGTCAGCTCTTCTTCTTAATCAGTTTATGATTGGTTCCAGATAACCAAACATACATTATGTTGACATCAAAGTCTCCACTGCTTCAACCAGTCATAAACACAAATGTAGCCCCCACCCCCGCATGTCTACACATTTGCCCTGAAGACACAGCATGTTGTCTTATTCCTCCAGCTAACTGGTGCCACCAGTGTTTCCTTTAAACTCATTTACCCTTTATTATCTGAAATGTTGATGGACCCTCAAAAATAGAAATTGCAGTTTTATAATCTAGATTTACTCCAATCTGTTCCAATCTCCACCCCATGACCTCAGTGCCAGTACAGTGCTGTTTTATTATTGTCCAAACACGAGTTTCACTTATAGGACCATATGGGTGGTATAACATGGTCTAGCACATTATATGGGATTTGTGTAGGGATGGGGCTCGACACCCGGTtctaaaaggacccggttccaaaattactcaaaacccgaaaatcaataaggtccgagcttatcgatactgatATCGAAACTAGCGGGTCCCATAATTTATGGTGGGGGGTGCGGGGGGGTGCGCGCGCGCGCGGTGAAGTTccgttagctccaaactactcaaGTTGCCGACATCTAACTTACGCTTGTTACTGTGAGTACGTCAGTGTTtaccattaattaacgagaccatggcggTCCGCCATAGTCCAATTTGCTCCACCGTAGattcaaaatgaaccgaaagTATTTTTTACACATCtaataattacatttcagaCCTCTAAAGTTGTGTTTTGCTCCGC from Micropterus dolomieu isolate WLL.071019.BEF.003 ecotype Adirondacks linkage group LG03, ASM2129224v1, whole genome shotgun sequence harbors:
- the LOC123967587 gene encoding la-related protein 4 isoform X1, giving the protein MSSDQSGEPPLLQEEADPGPKTGGKDEARLGSEGGSGGMVTSKGAGLNPNAKVWQEMPVAPSEAVTHSPHWPPTDISEGYSEPSSAGCKQYTVGFTALDDSGSTATAEIAVNGMDPPELSFSPAESSTGTSVDSKTEEQPISSENLRESLKKELEFYFSRENLSKDLYLMSQMDSDQFVPIWTIASMEGIKVLTTDMDLILDVLRSSPMVQVDEKGEKVRPNHKRCIIILREVPETTPVEEVESLFKNENCPKVISVEFAHNNNWYITFQSDTDAQQAYKYLREEVKTFQGKPIMARIKAINTFFAKNGYRSIDSSLYAQQSQSQSQYSSPLYMQHVYPQQQYPVYGIVPPTWTPSPTPYFETPLAPFPNSSFVNGFGSAGHYKTGSNSLNISRPFNRNRVPLYSRKNVLNAFRNHVKPQVRTNEVTPASTTPVPLESLTGLRSPQPLAAVAATATNPLQTASDLSSAFSHLSSSLDPSDDSGMAGRGRRSTTYRGTRRRREDERIARPVPLAEVKVSPPKFDLAATNFPPLPGCVVSTQGEPVLENRMSDVVRGLYRDKTEQANKEVTVSPGSGQAPATEEAAASPAMSATAKSATQPLGPPAPVITRQEKRVERAEPPAPAPKVAPRTPLQTTVNSPPSTHPVPSSRPQPSAASMPVTPSTPAPATATIPTPAQEPRKLSYAEVCQRPPKDPPAAAPAAASSGNPSGQPLRELRVNKAEEPGSSSGPGDKQEKCHDREGGWECKESRPPRERDSQGYYRSNGPRGTGGLKFRDQRRPPPARRSSPQGGYRHTGKEQNIPPVSPK
- the LOC123967587 gene encoding la-related protein 4 isoform X2, with amino-acid sequence MSSDQSGEPPLLQEEADPGPKTGGKDEARLGSEGGSGGMVTSKGAGLNPNAKVWQEMPVAPSEAVTHSPHWPPTDISEGYSEPSSAGCKQYTVGFTALDDSGSTATAEIAVNGMDPPELSFSPAESSTGTSVDSKTEEQPISSENLRESLKKELEFYFSRENLSKDLYLMSQMDSDQFVPIWTIASMEGIKVLTTDMDLILDVLRSSPMVQVDEKGEKVRPNHKRCIIILREVPETTPVEEVESLFKNENCPKVISVEFAHNNNWYITFQSDTDAQQAYKYLREEVKTFQGKPIMARIKAINTFFAKNGYRSIDSSLYAQQSQSQSQYSSPLYMQHVYPQQQYPVYGIVPPTWTPSPTPYFETPLAPFPNSSFVNGFGSAGHYKTGSNSLNISRPFNRNRNHVKPQVRTNEVTPASTTPVPLESLTGLRSPQPLAAVAATATNPLQTASDLSSAFSHLSSSLDPSDDSGMAGRGRRSTTYRGTRRRREDERIARPVPLAEVKVSPPKFDLAATNFPPLPGCVVSTQGEPVLENRMSDVVRGLYRDKTEQANKEVTVSPGSGQAPATEEAAASPAMSATAKSATQPLGPPAPVITRQEKRVERAEPPAPAPKVAPRTPLQTTVNSPPSTHPVPSSRPQPSAASMPVTPSTPAPATATIPTPAQEPRKLSYAEVCQRPPKDPPAAAPAAASSGNPSGQPLRELRVNKAEEPGSSSGPGDKQEKCHDREGGWECKESRPPRERDSQGYYRSNGPRGTGGLKFRDQRRPPPARRSSPQGGYRHTGKEQNIPPVSPK